From one Shewanella sp. GD04112 genomic stretch:
- the hutU gene encoding urocanate hydratase, whose product MDKRHDPSRRIIAPHGSQLSCKSWLTEAPMRMLMNNLHPDVAERPEDLVVYGGIGRAARDWDCYDKIIEVLKRLEDDETLMVQSGKPVGVFRTHADAPRVLIANSNLVPHWANWEHFNELDKQGLAMYGQMTAGSWIYIGTQGIVQGTYETFVAVAKQHFGGVAAGKWILTGGLGGMGGAQTLAGTMAGFSVLACEVDETRIDFRLRTRYVDKKATSLDEALAMINDANASGKPVSVGLLANAADVFAELVKRGITPDVVTDQTSAHDPLNGYLPQGWTMAQAADMRKTDEAAVVKAAKASMAVQVQAMLDLQAAGAATLDYGNNIRQMAFETGVKNAFDFPGFVPAYIRPLFCEGIGPFRWVALSGEPEDIYKTDAKVKELIPDNPHLHNWLDMARERIAFQGLPARICWVGLKDRARLAQAFNEMVKNGELSAPIVIGRDHLDSGSVASPNRETESMMDGSDAVSDWPLLNALLNTASGATWVSLHHGGGVGMGFSQHSGVVIVCDGTEAAAKRVGRVLWNDPATGVMRHADAGYEIAKNCAKEQGLDLPMLKD is encoded by the coding sequence ATGGACAAGCGACACGACCCAAGCCGCCGCATTATTGCGCCCCATGGTAGCCAATTAAGCTGCAAAAGCTGGTTAACCGAAGCGCCAATGCGCATGTTAATGAACAACTTACATCCAGATGTGGCCGAGCGCCCAGAGGATTTAGTGGTTTACGGTGGTATCGGCCGCGCGGCACGCGACTGGGACTGCTACGACAAGATTATCGAAGTGCTAAAACGCCTCGAAGACGACGAAACCTTAATGGTGCAATCGGGTAAACCTGTGGGCGTATTCCGCACCCATGCAGATGCCCCGCGCGTGCTGATTGCTAATTCTAACCTAGTGCCACATTGGGCAAACTGGGAACACTTCAACGAGTTAGATAAGCAAGGTCTGGCGATGTATGGCCAGATGACCGCGGGTTCGTGGATTTATATCGGCACTCAGGGCATTGTCCAAGGTACCTACGAAACCTTCGTTGCCGTGGCAAAACAACACTTTGGCGGCGTGGCTGCCGGTAAGTGGATCCTCACCGGTGGTTTAGGTGGTATGGGCGGCGCGCAAACGCTGGCCGGTACTATGGCTGGCTTCTCTGTGCTTGCCTGTGAAGTGGATGAAACCCGTATCGATTTTCGTCTGCGTACCCGTTATGTGGATAAAAAGGCCACTTCATTAGACGAAGCCTTGGCGATGATCAACGACGCCAATGCCTCCGGCAAACCCGTTTCTGTCGGCCTGTTAGCGAACGCCGCCGATGTATTTGCCGAATTAGTAAAGCGTGGCATTACTCCTGACGTTGTCACCGACCAAACCTCTGCCCACGATCCGCTAAACGGCTATTTGCCACAGGGCTGGACCATGGCGCAAGCGGCTGACATGCGTAAAACCGATGAAGCCGCCGTCGTTAAAGCGGCTAAAGCCTCGATGGCGGTACAGGTACAAGCCATGCTGGATCTGCAAGCGGCAGGCGCTGCGACCTTAGACTATGGTAACAACATTCGCCAAATGGCCTTCGAAACTGGCGTTAAAAACGCGTTCGATTTCCCAGGTTTTGTGCCTGCTTATATTCGTCCACTCTTCTGCGAAGGTATCGGCCCGTTCCGTTGGGTGGCCCTATCTGGCGAACCTGAGGATATCTACAAGACCGACGCCAAAGTGAAGGAGCTGATCCCCGACAATCCACACCTGCACAACTGGTTAGATATGGCCCGTGAGCGTATCGCCTTCCAAGGTCTACCAGCGCGTATCTGCTGGGTGGGCTTAAAGGACCGTGCGCGTTTAGCCCAAGCCTTTAACGAGATGGTGAAAAACGGCGAGCTGTCGGCGCCCATCGTCATTGGTCGTGACCACTTAGACTCAGGTTCAGTCGCCAGCCCTAACCGTGAAACCGAGTCTATGATGGACGGTTCAGACGCAGTATCTGACTGGCCATTACTGAACGCATTGCTAAACACTGCCAGCGGCGCGACTTGGGTGTCGCTGCACCACGGTGGCGGTGTGGGCATGGGCTTTAGTCAACACTCGGGTGTAGTGATCGTGTGTGACGGTACTGAGGCCGCCGCTAAACGTGTTGGCCGCGTGCTGTGGAACGACCCTGCGACAGGCGTGATGCGCCATGCGGATGCGGGTTACGAGATCGCGAAAAACTGTGCAAAAGAGCAGGGCTTAGATCTGCCCATGCTTAAAGACTAA
- the fdxH gene encoding formate dehydrogenase subunit beta, with the protein MATQDIIQRSGTSQATPPAQARVGGVKQIAKLFDATKCNGCKACQVACSEWNDLREEVGSFQGTYQNPASLSPECWTLMKYNEIEDQGKLRWQFTHSACMHCADPACLKACSTSGAIVQHANGTVDFDSDKCIGCGYCASACPFDIPKISAVDNKAYKCTMCSDRLAVGLEPSCVKSCTTGALRFGTREDMLFSAEKRVNELKERGFAKAGLYNPEGVGGTGMLMILHDVTQPETYEMPKDPQIPLSVTLWQDWVKPLGTVGLLATAAVACLHKITVGRNIVEEDQPGYQPPEDKAQAEEEAKK; encoded by the coding sequence ATGGCGACTCAAGATATCATTCAACGTTCCGGCACTTCGCAAGCGACTCCGCCTGCCCAGGCGAGAGTCGGTGGCGTGAAGCAAATTGCGAAGCTGTTTGACGCGACTAAGTGTAATGGTTGTAAAGCCTGTCAGGTCGCTTGTTCCGAATGGAATGACCTGCGTGAAGAGGTGGGTTCGTTCCAAGGGACTTATCAAAACCCAGCATCTCTGTCCCCAGAGTGCTGGACCCTGATGAAGTACAACGAGATCGAAGACCAAGGCAAATTACGTTGGCAGTTTACCCACAGTGCTTGTATGCACTGTGCGGATCCCGCCTGCTTAAAGGCCTGTTCTACCTCTGGCGCGATTGTTCAACATGCCAATGGCACTGTGGATTTCGATTCGGACAAATGTATTGGCTGTGGTTATTGTGCCAGTGCCTGTCCATTCGATATCCCGAAGATCAGCGCCGTCGACAACAAAGCCTACAAGTGCACTATGTGCTCTGACCGCTTGGCTGTTGGGCTTGAGCCTTCCTGCGTGAAGTCTTGTACCACAGGTGCGCTGCGTTTTGGCACGCGCGAAGACATGCTGTTCTCCGCCGAAAAGCGTGTTAACGAGCTGAAAGAACGTGGTTTTGCCAAGGCGGGACTCTACAACCCTGAGGGCGTAGGTGGCACAGGCATGCTGATGATATTGCACGATGTCACTCAGCCTGAAACCTACGAAATGCCAAAGGATCCGCAAATCCCATTGTCTGTCACCCTGTGGCAGGACTGGGTGAAACCACTGGGTACTGTCGGACTGCTTGCAACGGCGGCTGTGGCCTGCCTGCATAAGATCACCGTCGGTCGCAACATAGTGGAAGAGGACCAACCCGGCTATCAGCCGCCAGAGGACAAGGCGCAAGCGGAAGAGGAGGCCAAGAAATGA
- the fdhE gene encoding formate dehydrogenase accessory protein FdhE, whose translation MSHTAEIPMVPGSESPLELKPLKAVDPKTVYHRRAQRLLSLAKDSPLADYFELCRRVVAIQARLAAEADFGQLLAWGKDEAIPLSHLGSEADSYWQGLLQQLLSDLLPQVDEDMARVLRLLMQQSPEQLTSWGRALRQGHMSEVPARFSLFIWAAMGVYWSHWAPMVIKRIDQRKVVQQNLCPICGCHPVASVIVDQPRAGLRYLHCSLCESEWHYIRAHCTSCGQDKGTTLWSFDDAKAQVRIESCDECHGYTKMLFVEKSPLMDVAADDLATLMLDSELNAKGFGATTVNPLLLAHETEQ comes from the coding sequence ATGAGTCATACAGCCGAGATACCTATGGTCCCCGGCAGCGAATCGCCGCTGGAGCTTAAACCCTTAAAGGCGGTGGACCCTAAAACTGTGTATCACAGACGGGCGCAGCGTTTGTTGTCGTTGGCCAAGGACTCGCCGCTGGCCGACTACTTTGAGCTATGCCGCCGTGTGGTTGCGATTCAGGCCAGATTGGCGGCGGAGGCTGACTTCGGTCAGCTTCTCGCTTGGGGGAAAGATGAAGCGATTCCGCTTTCCCACTTGGGTTCAGAGGCAGATAGCTACTGGCAAGGACTGCTACAACAACTGTTAAGCGATCTGCTGCCGCAGGTGGATGAGGATATGGCGAGAGTGCTGCGGTTGTTGATGCAGCAATCTCCAGAGCAACTCACCTCCTGGGGCAGAGCATTGCGTCAGGGACATATGAGTGAAGTGCCCGCGCGCTTCAGTTTGTTTATCTGGGCGGCGATGGGGGTCTACTGGTCCCATTGGGCACCTATGGTGATTAAACGGATCGATCAACGCAAAGTCGTGCAGCAAAACCTATGCCCGATTTGCGGGTGTCATCCCGTGGCGAGCGTGATCGTCGACCAGCCGCGAGCGGGTCTGCGTTATCTGCATTGCAGTTTGTGCGAGAGCGAATGGCATTACATTCGCGCCCACTGCACTAGCTGTGGTCAGGATAAAGGGACGACGCTCTGGTCATTCGATGATGCCAAGGCGCAGGTGCGCATCGAGAGCTGCGACGAATGCCATGGTTACACCAAGATGCTGTTCGTCGAAAAGTCACCGCTGATGGATGTTGCGGCTGACGACTTAGCTACCCTGATGCTCGACAGTGAGCTAAATGCCAAGGGCTTTGGGGCGACTACGGTCAATCCATTGCTGCTGGCCCACGAAACTGAGCAATAA
- the fdnG gene encoding formate dehydrogenase-N subunit alpha: MNRRQFFKLCAAGAATSAISALGLMSEKAYAAVREFKLIGAKETRNNCPYCSVGCGLLMYSQGSGGKNSEHAIFHIEGDADHPVNRGALCSKGAGLVDYVNSPHRLQYPEYRAPGSNKWERISWHDAFKRIARLMKDDRDANLIEKNADGVTVNRWLTTGMMTSSGMANESGLATQKFARALGLVAIDTIARNUHSPTVASLAPTFGRGAMTNHWIDIKNSNVVIIMGGNAAEAHPVGFGWVTEAMQHNNAKLIVVDPRFNRSASLADHYAPIRSGTDIAFLLGVIRYLISTNQVNFDYVKAYTNASYLVRDDFDFHDGLFSGFDEAKGEYNKESWFYQLDEDGYAKVDETLEHPRCVWNLLKQHVERYDFATVSNITGTPTADYQVVCDAIASTHTKDRVATFMYALGWTHHSKGAQNIRSMAMIQLLLGNIGQLGGGVNALRGHANVQGSTDMGLLAQSLPGYLKLPNDKEPTLAAHLAANTPKPLRPGQTNYWQNYPKFYVSLLKAFWGENATPENEFGYQWLPKWDQMYDFGKHLDMMYRGKVNGCIVQGVNAINSMPNRNKNIKALSNLKYLVVLDNLSSETATFWQNEPGFNEVDTASIQTEVFRLPATVFAEEEGSIVNSGRWMQWHYKGANPPGEAMSDSEIVSGLLQELKHLYREEGGKLPEPIEAINWNYIDPHNPSSIELTKELNGYDVATKRQISSFAELKADGSTASACWIYAGSWTEAGNQMARRDNHDPSGKGITPGWAFAWPLNRRVLYNRASCDVNGKPWDEHRKIVEWKDGKWEGIDVPDFNAKLNPQESAHPFIMQADGVGRFFALKLLKEGPFPEHYEPVESPIGTNPLHPNVVHSPVLRWFEGVKDTIGTKEEYPYACTTYSLTEHFNFWTTHCRLAAIAMPETFVEMNEQLAAEKGIKNGDWVKVSSKRGHILTKALVTKRMRPLQVNGQTVHTLGIPRHGSHNALTRKAYSCNVLTTEMGDANTGVPEYKAFLVNVEKAEV; encoded by the coding sequence ATGAACAGACGCCAGTTTTTTAAACTGTGTGCGGCCGGAGCGGCAACCTCAGCGATTTCAGCGCTGGGATTGATGTCCGAAAAGGCCTATGCAGCAGTGCGAGAGTTTAAGCTGATCGGAGCCAAAGAAACCCGTAACAACTGTCCGTATTGCTCGGTCGGTTGTGGCCTGCTGATGTACAGCCAAGGCAGTGGGGGCAAAAACTCTGAGCATGCTATTTTCCATATCGAGGGTGATGCCGATCATCCAGTAAACCGAGGTGCATTGTGCTCTAAAGGTGCGGGCCTTGTGGATTATGTTAACAGTCCACACCGCTTACAGTACCCAGAATATCGCGCCCCCGGCAGCAATAAGTGGGAACGGATCAGCTGGCATGATGCCTTTAAACGTATTGCTCGTTTAATGAAAGATGACCGTGATGCGAACCTGATTGAGAAAAACGCCGATGGCGTAACGGTTAACCGTTGGTTAACTACAGGGATGATGACCTCATCCGGTATGGCCAATGAAAGTGGCTTAGCGACACAAAAATTTGCGCGCGCTTTAGGCCTAGTGGCTATCGATACTATTGCACGTAACTGACACTCCCCAACGGTAGCAAGTCTTGCTCCAACATTTGGGCGCGGTGCCATGACCAACCACTGGATCGATATTAAAAATTCTAACGTAGTGATTATTATGGGCGGTAATGCCGCAGAAGCTCACCCTGTCGGATTCGGCTGGGTTACAGAAGCTATGCAGCATAACAATGCTAAGTTGATTGTGGTTGACCCACGTTTCAACCGCAGTGCGTCATTGGCAGATCACTATGCCCCAATCCGCTCAGGAACTGACATAGCATTCCTTCTGGGTGTGATTCGCTATTTGATTTCGACCAATCAAGTTAACTTCGATTATGTGAAAGCCTATACCAACGCCAGTTATCTGGTGCGGGATGATTTTGACTTCCATGACGGCCTATTCTCAGGCTTTGATGAAGCAAAAGGCGAGTACAACAAAGAATCCTGGTTCTACCAACTCGACGAAGACGGCTATGCCAAAGTGGATGAAACACTTGAGCACCCGCGTTGTGTGTGGAACTTACTCAAACAACACGTAGAACGTTATGATTTTGCAACGGTAAGTAATATCACTGGTACGCCAACAGCGGACTACCAAGTGGTATGTGACGCCATTGCGAGCACTCATACTAAAGATCGTGTGGCAACCTTTATGTATGCATTGGGCTGGACCCACCATAGTAAAGGTGCGCAGAACATCCGTTCTATGGCGATGATCCAGTTATTACTGGGCAACATTGGTCAGTTAGGCGGTGGTGTTAACGCATTGCGCGGTCACGCCAACGTTCAAGGTTCAACCGACATGGGGCTACTGGCCCAAAGTTTACCCGGTTACCTTAAACTGCCAAACGATAAAGAACCGACCTTAGCGGCTCACTTGGCGGCGAACACGCCTAAGCCATTGCGCCCAGGTCAAACCAACTACTGGCAAAACTATCCGAAGTTTTATGTGTCCCTGCTTAAAGCCTTCTGGGGTGAAAACGCGACGCCTGAAAACGAGTTCGGTTATCAGTGGTTACCTAAGTGGGATCAGATGTATGACTTCGGTAAGCATCTGGACATGATGTACCGTGGCAAAGTGAACGGTTGCATCGTGCAAGGGGTTAACGCCATTAACTCCATGCCTAACCGTAACAAGAACATCAAGGCGCTGAGTAACCTTAAGTACTTAGTCGTGCTTGATAACTTGTCATCGGAAACCGCCACCTTCTGGCAAAACGAACCCGGTTTTAACGAGGTCGATACCGCCAGTATTCAAACCGAAGTCTTCCGCCTACCTGCGACTGTGTTCGCAGAGGAAGAAGGTTCGATCGTTAACTCTGGCCGCTGGATGCAATGGCACTATAAAGGCGCTAATCCTCCAGGCGAAGCGATGTCGGACTCTGAGATTGTCTCTGGTCTGCTGCAGGAGCTAAAACACCTCTATCGCGAAGAGGGTGGCAAACTGCCAGAGCCCATTGAAGCGATTAACTGGAACTATATCGATCCGCACAACCCAAGCTCTATCGAACTGACGAAAGAGTTGAATGGTTACGATGTTGCGACCAAGCGTCAGATCAGCAGCTTTGCTGAACTGAAGGCCGATGGCAGTACCGCGAGTGCCTGTTGGATTTACGCGGGTTCTTGGACCGAAGCCGGTAACCAAATGGCTCGCCGCGACAACCATGACCCATCGGGTAAAGGTATTACGCCGGGCTGGGCCTTCGCATGGCCGCTTAACCGCCGCGTCCTCTACAACCGTGCCTCTTGTGATGTGAACGGTAAACCTTGGGATGAGCACCGTAAGATTGTCGAGTGGAAAGACGGCAAGTGGGAAGGGATAGACGTGCCCGACTTCAATGCCAAGTTGAATCCACAGGAAAGTGCGCATCCTTTCATTATGCAGGCTGACGGCGTGGGTCGTTTCTTCGCGCTCAAACTGCTGAAAGAAGGACCGTTCCCAGAGCATTACGAGCCGGTCGAATCGCCCATCGGCACCAACCCACTGCATCCCAATGTGGTGCACAGCCCTGTGCTGCGTTGGTTCGAAGGGGTGAAAGACACCATAGGTACTAAAGAGGAATACCCATACGCCTGTACCACTTACTCACTCACAGAACACTTTAACTTCTGGACGACACACTGCCGTTTAGCGGCGATTGCCATGCCAGAGACCTTTGTGGAAATGAATGAGCAATTGGCAGCAGAAAAAGGCATTAAGAATGGCGATTGGGTGAAAGTGAGCTCGAAACGTGGCCACATTCTCACCAAAGCCTTAGTGACTAAGCGTATGCGCCCATTGCAGGTCAATGGTCAAACGGTACACACACTCGGTATCCCACGTCACGGCAGCCATAACGCGCTAACACGTAAGGCCTATAGCTGTAACGTCCTTACCACTGAGATGGGTGATGCCAACACGGGTGTGCCTGAGTACAAAGCGTTCCTCGTGAATGTTGAAAAGGCGGAGGTCTGA
- a CDS encoding formate dehydrogenase subunit gamma translates to MSKHNKQEMVVRHKLFDRICHWFIVAVGLVTFLTGFSFFYPSFQWLGAIAGTPQLAKFIHPIAGLMMCLPLMLMLVRYYHHNKWEKHDLAWMLAIKDVMFENEDKIPPIGHYNPGQKVLFRAFVLTSITLTVTGFIMWQPYFAPYFSATVVGWAIVLHAICALIMLMFVMVHFWMATWVEGSITGMLYGKVSKAWCRKHHPLMLDEHSDVEKH, encoded by the coding sequence ATGAGCAAGCATAACAAGCAAGAAATGGTAGTGCGTCACAAACTGTTCGACCGCATCTGTCATTGGTTCATTGTGGCCGTGGGGCTAGTCACCTTTCTGACGGGCTTTTCCTTCTTCTATCCCTCCTTCCAATGGTTAGGCGCGATAGCGGGCACACCGCAATTGGCGAAGTTTATTCACCCAATTGCTGGCCTGATGATGTGTTTACCGCTGATGTTGATGTTGGTGCGTTATTACCACCACAACAAATGGGAAAAACACGATTTGGCTTGGATGCTCGCCATTAAGGACGTGATGTTCGAGAACGAGGACAAAATCCCGCCTATCGGCCATTACAACCCTGGTCAAAAAGTGCTGTTCCGTGCCTTTGTGCTGACTTCCATCACCTTAACCGTGACGGGATTCATCATGTGGCAACCCTACTTTGCACCTTACTTCTCGGCCACTGTGGTGGGCTGGGCGATCGTGCTACACGCCATTTGTGCCTTGATCATGTTGATGTTTGTGATGGTGCACTTTTGGATGGCGACCTGGGTGGAAGGTTCTATCACAGGCATGCTTTACGGCAAGGTCTCTAAGGCTTGGTGCCGTAAACATCATCCGCTGATGTTGGATGAACATTCGGACGTGGAGAAACATTAA
- the hutH gene encoding histidine ammonia-lyase, with translation MKSVNHLVLTPGSLSLAQLREISRHKLTLELAPEAITDINTSAQIVQKVLDEGRTVYGINTGFGLLANTKIAPEDLQLLQRSIVLSHAAGTGQYMQDATVRLMMVLKINSLSRGFSGIRLEVINFLISLVNAEVYPCVPEKGSVGASGDLAPLAHMCLPLLGEGEMSYQGQIISAAEGLEIAGLKPIDLAAKEGLALLNGTQASTALALEGLFHAEDLFAASSVIGAMSVEAAMGSRSPFDPRIHAARGQKGQIDAAMVFRHLLGEESEISLSHINCEKVQDPYSLRCQPQVLGACLTQIRQAAEVLGTEANGVTDNPLVFQDTGDIISGGNFHAEPVAMAADNLAIAIAELGAIAERRIALLIDSSLSKLPPFLVKNGGVNSGFMIAQVTAAALASENKTYAHPASVDSLPTSANQEDHVSMATFAARRLRDMSENTRGVLAVELLAAAQGLDFRAPLMPSKAVAQAKAELREVVAYYDKDRYFAPDIDAATDLLYTASFNAYLPQGVLPSL, from the coding sequence ATGAAATCAGTCAATCATTTAGTATTAACGCCCGGCAGTTTAAGTCTGGCGCAATTGCGTGAAATCAGCCGCCATAAGCTGACACTTGAACTGGCGCCAGAGGCGATTACCGATATCAACACCAGCGCGCAAATCGTGCAAAAGGTGTTGGATGAAGGTCGCACCGTTTATGGCATCAACACAGGTTTTGGACTGCTGGCGAACACTAAGATTGCCCCGGAAGATCTGCAATTGCTGCAACGCTCTATCGTGTTATCCCACGCTGCGGGCACGGGCCAATACATGCAGGACGCCACAGTGCGCCTGATGATGGTGTTAAAAATCAACTCCTTAAGCCGTGGCTTCTCGGGAATCCGATTAGAAGTCATCAACTTCCTTATCAGCCTAGTGAACGCCGAGGTTTATCCTTGCGTGCCTGAAAAAGGTTCTGTGGGTGCCTCTGGCGACTTAGCGCCGTTAGCCCATATGTGTTTGCCGCTGTTGGGTGAGGGCGAGATGAGCTATCAAGGTCAGATTATTTCGGCCGCCGAAGGCTTAGAAATCGCCGGCCTAAAGCCAATCGATTTAGCCGCGAAGGAAGGCTTAGCCCTGCTCAATGGTACTCAGGCTTCTACTGCACTGGCGCTGGAAGGCTTGTTCCACGCTGAAGACTTGTTTGCTGCAAGCTCAGTGATTGGCGCCATGAGCGTCGAGGCAGCCATGGGTAGCCGCAGTCCGTTTGATCCACGCATTCATGCAGCCCGTGGTCAGAAAGGACAAATCGATGCGGCCATGGTGTTCCGTCATCTGCTGGGCGAAGAGTCTGAAATCAGCTTAAGCCACATCAACTGCGAGAAGGTGCAAGACCCTTACTCACTGCGCTGCCAACCACAGGTATTAGGTGCTTGCTTGACCCAAATCCGCCAAGCGGCCGAGGTGTTAGGCACAGAAGCCAACGGTGTGACCGATAACCCGTTGGTATTCCAAGATACTGGCGATATTATCTCCGGCGGTAACTTCCACGCCGAGCCCGTTGCTATGGCAGCCGATAACTTGGCGATTGCGATTGCCGAATTAGGCGCGATTGCAGAGCGTCGTATCGCGCTGCTAATCGACTCTAGCCTGTCTAAACTGCCACCTTTCCTGGTTAAAAACGGCGGGGTGAACTCGGGCTTTATGATCGCCCAAGTGACGGCGGCGGCATTGGCCTCTGAAAACAAAACCTACGCCCATCCAGCATCGGTCGACAGTTTACCAACCTCGGCCAACCAAGAAGACCATGTGTCTATGGCGACTTTTGCGGCGCGCCGTTTACGGGATATGAGCGAAAACACCCGTGGCGTATTAGCGGTTGAGTTATTGGCGGCCGCCCAAGGCTTGGACTTCCGCGCGCCATTAATGCCAAGCAAAGCAGTGGCGCAGGCGAAGGCCGAGCTACGCGAAGTGGTTGCCTACTATGATAAAGACAGATACTTTGCGCCGGATATCGATGCGGCAACGGATCTGCTTTATACCGCCAGCTTCAATGCTTACTTGCCCCAAGGCGTATTGCCGAGTCTGTAA